GGGAAGAGAAGACACGAAGCCCGGATCTACGCGGGGGAGTGGCGCCGACAGATGCAAATTAAACGCCGCATCCCGCATGCATCCATCCAGCCTCGACCCGACACACGTCAGAGGCGCCCAACAGTTTATTGACCCGGGAACATGGGCAGAGCTCTCCCGATAGAATCTCCCACGAGCCTCCATGCGTCGGCCTGGGCCAATAATGCCGCTCGCCAGCACCGCCACCGCTCGAGCTCGTGTCCCCGTCACCCCGGCTCCCGAAAGAGCACACACTCCACCCGCATCTGTGCATGCACGCCCACATGCATGCACGGCCCGTCGCAACGCGCCAGCAGAGCTTCGTCGGGGCTTCCATCCCCCAGCAGGCCCCAGCGCAGTGCAAGGCATGGCTATTTAAACTCCTAGATCTGCCTGTCATCTCCGGCCACTAGCTATACCACAAGCTTCATTGATCTCTGTAACATGGCGACGTCAGCTGGATCGTCTCTTCGGCTCTTCGTGCTGTTCGCGGTCGCGACGTGCCTGCTCTGGAGCACGGCCTCCGGCTTCTCGGCGTCCGGCGTCAGCAGGGCCTTCGCCACCTTCTACGGCGGCAGCGACGCCTCGGGAACCATGGGTACGTGCGCAGGAGTAGTTAACTTCATTCTATCGTGATGAACAACACAGAAAGAAGCTGATGATGCGATGCGTGCAGGTGGGGCGTGCGGGTACGGGAACCTGTACTCGACGGGGTACGGCACGAGCACGGCGGCGCTGAGCACGGCGCTGTTCAACGACGGCGCGTCCTGCGGGCAGTGCTACCGGATCAGGTGCGACTACGCGGCGGACCCGCGGTTCTGCATCCGCGGCGCGTCGGTCACCATCACGGCCACCAACCTCTGCCCGCCCAACTACGCGCTCCCCAACGACGACGGCGGCTGGTGCAACCCGCCGCGGCAGCACTTCGACATGGCCGAGCCGGCATGGCTCAACATCGGCGTCTACCGCGGCGGCATCGTGCCCGTGCTCTACCAGCGCGTGCCCTGCGCCAAGAAGGGCGGCGTCAGGTTCACCGTCAACGGCCACGACTACTTCGAGCTCGTGCTCGTCAGCAACGTCGGCGGCGTCGGGTCCATCCGGTCCGTGTCCATCAAGGGGTCGAGGACGGGGTGGATGCCCATGTCCAGGAACTGGGGGGTCAACTGGCAGTCCAACGCGCTGCTCAGCGGCCAGAGCCTCTCGTTCCAGGTCACCAGCACCGACGGCCAGACGCTCACCTTCCCCAACGCCGCGCCCGTCGGCTGGGGCTTCGGCCAGACCTTCGCCACCAACAAGCAGTTCTCTTAAGAGACGATCATAAGTACGAGTGGTTTATTAATTTATACTCCAGCCTTTTTTTGTGGGGGATGTATGTCTTTGATCAGTGATCGGTGTGTAACGTTCGGTCATCGGTGTGTCGCGGTGATATCTTCTCCTGACGAGGTATTGTGTCCATCCATGCATTTGCCTCTGCATCCGAGGCTTCATGATGACCAATATGCCAAAAGTTTCATAAAATTTGAAGCTATGGttgatttttttcttcaaaatttgGGAGGTTTTAGGATTTTTCTGAAAAGGAAAATGACGCGTGTTGTCCTCCCATTGGCCAGAACTGAATTTCTAATGAAATATAAAGTCAAAAGGCAAATATCACGGCATTGGTGGATTTTGAGAAAGTGTTTGACACTATGGAACATGATGCTATCCTGCAAATTTTAAAGTTTAAAGGTTTGATGAGAAATGaagagtttttttttgaaaaggaggtcagcccccggcctctgcatcggatAGATGCATGGTCTTATCCTCTCGAACACCTTCCATCCTTTTGAATGGTGTGCCTCATTAAGCACTACAATGCAAACATGGGATTCAATACCACTGTTAATTGGCACTTCTATTTGTCTTGCCAGCAGATTCACTTCAATTTGTTCTCGATGACATGTATCTTTGTGGGGAGCTGTATTTTCCAACCCCACCTCATGATCCGGACTATCCAATTGCACAGTATGCTGGTGAAATGTACTTGGTTATGCCGGATATTGATTCTCAATTTCCGGCCCTGAAATGAATGTTACAAGTTTTTTGCTAAATCCACTCGTTTGAAAGTGAATTTTCGTTCTCCATGGTGCTTATCAATTTGATTGATGATGAAGCTTCTCATTTGGCCAATTTGTTTGAGTGTCAATTGGGTAAGATGCCTTTCACTTATCTTCGTTTACCCAGGGTACACTATAGGCCCAAGATCCCGGACTTAATGTCGTTGGTTGATAGAATGGAAAGGAGATTGGTAGCTAGCTCTTCACTTCTCTCACGAGATGCCATATTCCAACTTTTGAGGTCTGCCATTTCATCTAGGCCAATATACTATCTTTGTAGTCTCTAGACCCCATGATATAATGAGAATTGACCAGCAATGTCTCTGGCGTGGCAATGTTGATAGCCCAAAGAAGTCATTGTCGATATGCCATCTGGTATGTAGACCGACGGGGAATGGTGGTACGGGTATCATTAAGCGCCAGATTCAGAACCAAGCTTTGCTTACAAAACACTTGAGTAAATTATATAACAAAGCTTATGCCCCATGGGTATCTTTGATATGGAGTTCTTACTAGAATGGAGTCATTACTCATGGAATTTGTGGCTCTTTCTGCACTACTACAAATCCGAACAACACTGCTCGTTCTTTGACCACGCGCCAGTGATGAGCTTTATAACTGACCGGCCACTCGTCACTCGTCAGGGATAACAAAATTTGGCTTCGGCTCGATGATTATCACAGACCGGTCTAACTTTGACACGTCAGTGATAAGTCGTCCTGATGGTCCAGTCGGACCGATTGTAATCACTGCACGACCGTTACATCTGACCCGTCTATGTAGACGTCTCATGTCTGACCCTATGGTCTTGAAGCCCGCCAGTGTTGTGTTGTACACATCCTGTTATAATCCATCGTCCACTCCCCTTCGCCAATCCCTACATTCACTATCGTCGTCGAGTCCCTCCCTCCCGCCGGCCTTCGACTTATCCTCACCTTCCTCCACCCGGTAATCTGTGTCGGACGCCAGGTGCCGGGGTTGCTCTGCCCCGTCATCTGCCATGTTGCCCGTCGTGTCTCCCGCTCCTCGGTCTTGCTCGGTGGTGGCTACGGCACTGAGCTCCATTCCTTTATAGTAATGTTACAGTTTCAAATGAGCTATGCATGTCATGGATGATTCTGTTACCATTGTAGTAGAGCCTTATAGtttattttcttgcttgcaatgttACTATGTTACAATTTTGTGATGTAtgtaattatatataatgcatgttATATGTGAAAATTTAGTTATAAATATgttagaacacacacacacacacaaacacgcgcgcgcacacacacacgtgCGCAGACAcagactgtcggtgtacaaaagaaggggcgcacctttatacccctttacctgtgcacgggcagtcggagccgcgctcacggccacaccaagcagagcaggggaggtgaaccgaggtaaaaccaaaGCTCAAGACGGCCagagcaacaccaaggccaagaccacaaagagcagagggacgaagcaggttcccccggcaagacccttgtcagggcagcctcagcggccccggcaagacccttgccggggcggctcgcccacaccagcggagtgagccaccctccagcccacgggttccaactcagccaaccacgttggaactagggctcgggaggcacctccatggtggcatgcagatctttgtcaagaccaaggaatgttcaagatcatatgaggattaaaagacaacagccctcagcaagatccttgccgaggaaggccacaagacccccggcaagatccttgccggggacgacagcgcgccacggcaagacccttgccaggccacccggcaaggccctcgccaagggcaccagcagggccactgccaggcccgcaccaaccaagtctccgccgccgttcgcatgcagctgccagctcaaccagctgagcaggcacctgcgtgacaacatgcagctcccaggccaactcatcaaagCCTGCGTGacgacatgcagatcttcgtgaaggctccaccaccgcgccacctcagctgcctgcctgcctacatggcgccgcacgcatcgctagccagggcgcgtgtcgaagcgaggaggagcagcgacggacgggacgggcctcgcccccgtccccgataaagctaggggacacctcagcggcgcattaaatgcgtcttgtcctgtaatacgagcgataagctcgtaatactgtacgcctttccacctcctgtatgccactgtggcagcccctttcgactataagaggaggcccatggcatactggagaaggattcggctctttggaaccacgcaccccaccatagctagttcgagagctcaagaactctctgaaatacacccaccaaagcaggatagggttttacgcatcttcgcggcccgaacctgggtaaacgatccttgtgctgactactaatcctgctcttctcgcaaccctgcgccccgacaatcgtagtagggattcttgtgatcccataggtgtcgttccacaccgacatctttggcgcgccaggtagggggcgcaattgtgagaatctggtctagtagttggcctagcagttcttcatcgccatggctcccaagaaggagACAGCCAGGAGAAAAGGGCGCCGCCTGCGAGCGTGAAGGGCGCCAGCacggcgacagaaaagctaagtcattcagagccttgagttatttcctcttgcatataaggttatcgtcctcgtaGATCCTGCCTATGTAtgaaaaacctgcacgcaaaggggccctcccgcaattggcaacgcccttgttctgtttcgagtccgctcaacagctcaagcggccgtgtcgagggtggcggggtagccttccgcacttggcaacgctctcgattctgactcgagtcaagctcgacagttcgggcggccgcgctagGGGCGataaggtggttcgcctggcagcaagcacacccggcaggccaacggggatccgtccccaagacgccgccctgggtttacgcgtcgGCGAACCTAcccagttaacgtagggtggacatacaaaggaaaatcgaacaggaaaataacatgcataatgttAAAAGTACTGCAGAAGTTATGTTACATCACTTGTtgccgcagttctaactaaagataaaaatcgtCTTGGTTGTAAACTTGCAGCAACAAAAAGAAACgaggtgcctaatcccggcgctggccctccaccctcagaattccgccgacacggctgatgatgggcttgatgcgctccctgagtggcgcgaggtcagtatcctccggcaagctctccagcgcggcgtcgaagtcgaggtcggggtaccagtatgccaccttggtgaggaccttggtcatggcgccctggcaaaggCTCCGGGCCTTGTCGGCCAGCGAGGCTGCCCGGTTGGCGTGAAGCTGCTCCAGAGCCCCGAGAACgcactcgaagaacaaggtcagcttggcgttggtggtcccgctgcgctctggggcgtacctcacgcttggcatccccatggtagccagctgcgcggtgatcctgccggcgacgtcctcgaggcggccgatccagcggttCACGCCCTCCTTGAAATCCTTATGCTCGGTGGCCTCGTTCTTCTACAgttgcttctcggtctccagctccttggccagggcccCCTCCCGGGCTTCGGCCTCCGTGAGCAtcccctcgaggccctccagcttcagcctgaggtccttgatggacttgttggcctcgaagagctccccggccttgctgatggccgcgccctgcgcctccgtcagggcgccgctcagcgtgtccttctcctgggacagcttcaggtcctgctccttcagctcgtcccactccacctccagctccttcaccttgtcggtgtgaacctgggcatcgagcgcctctttgtgcctctgctccagctcactggtccgctacaagacaagcttccccacctcttcatccttgccgcgaagcgtggcggcaagcttcccctcgcgcgcggcaaggtcctcctcctgggagttcagtgcggcctcgtgctgggtccgagCGGCTTCGGCGGCGTCGGCCAAGTTATTcgccgtctcttgggccttctcgacatcggccagtttcatggtgagctccacgtcgcgcttggccagctcgccctgggcagtCCTCAACTCCTTgtgagcctggcggaaccagtcctgcgtatcggcgacgcgcttctggaggtccgcttccgctttctccaccaccgccgtcctggacctgactttgtccaggcgggcacggtggagcgcctggagcctccggaagttggcacccatggcctggagcagccactcctcctaggagccgtcgccaccaacactcggctcgtcgatgacctcaagcccggcggcggcaatcacttcgtcgtcgaacacctctccctcgacgggcgtcctggtgctcgacgcgcctggaaggtggacgaacaagtcgtcactcaccctcaggtacttgtcGGAGCCGGAAGTAACAGAAggggaaggctggtcatcagccacctcctcctcctcctcggcagcggccctgCCGGCCCCCCGGCAGGCACCTTGCCGGTCTCCTCGGCGACGGCCTTGCCGGccccccggcaggccccttggcggcgtcctcagcagcacCACTGGCGTTTTCcttggcggcgatcttctcggcctccgccgcggcgtccttggccacgtccttgatgacggtgtccaggtcctcccggtccgccgagaGAGGATCTGGATATCAAGAAGAGGATGGGGTAGAGCCAAGATCAAAGATTCAAAAAGAGGAGAAAAAGCAGAGACGAAGGGCGGACGACTTACCAGTGCCAGGCtgggaagcagaagtcccctccccgccaacatctggcgccgaggcaaagccaccagcacccaagttctcctcctcctccgtgtgcgtgggctcggtgtttggcgcccttgccggggacgcccctcggggcggcgtggtcgatggtggcggcgtgttgggagtagccctctgcggctcctcctgctgctgctctcctcctgcatacctggcgaggtcagcaccaaagtgtcgtgcccctgacacatgtcgacgaggggagagtgatgaacttacgctgggggctgtgccggggctgttgtccgggctactcaacaccaccagtggcgccctcgaagtaccagccgggggctggccgcccgccgaggtcttggccctcttcaccctttgggctagcgtctccgcgtccctgcaaagatgaaaacaagtcaagacaagTGGCACAGATTGAGGAGACAGAGATGACGGGAAGAAGctagatacttactcgtcgtccacctcctcctctgctgttttcctcttcctcctcgggctaaggGATCCGAAGTCGAAAGTGACCCCGCGTCGGCATCTgctggaggaggggaggagggcggagtctgcgtgcgcttggacgaagaagaagcagatgccttcttcctcgctgtcgcggccttcaccaccttcttcgccgccgcggccctcgtctgacgcGCGGACTCCTCCAGGGATTTTGGCCGCCACGCGGCCTTGACGGGCCGCACCGGCTCGTCGGAAGTGGCCCGTCGCAGGACTCGCCTTCTTCCCGTGGCCGGAGGGTCAACAGCCCCGGCCTCCTCCGACGAAGACTCGTCGGCCGCGtcctcaaccagaggagcctcggtgccggcgctgctggcttccccggcggccgccgcccatcGGGCGAGTTCCTCCTCTTCTGCGGCCGTCGCGGCTTTGTCCTCCACAccaccagcgctgccggcctcctcggtaagctgcgcctccctcgccctggtggcgatgtagtccatttccgcctgggtggtgtcctggacgagcagccGCTCGACGTCGGTGTTGATGTATTCCTCGTGCagagtgtcaaagaactgctgcacctcgacgtcctccggctccttccagctcgggtcagggccatgcgcgttgcagtccggcatcgtGGCGATGATCTCGGTCCGGCGCGAGTTATtgcacagcgggaccactcccgccggtagcttgaacaaaggccccttgaagaccttgccggccttcgcggcggccctcgcgaccttgccggtccgctcgacctcgccgtcgcggcccacatcgagctggaagagccgctggcagaaatgggcatgccccatcactgtgaagttgtggtcgaggccggggcgaagcagcatgatgtcggcggggttcgtgaagagccaggccggcctccccttgttgtgcagtggagcgatccggcggcgaatgaagtccgccccgatcatctcaagggtgagcccggcctcggtaagCCGAAGGATCCTGtagtggcgaccgtgagcttctcgtcgcTGGCGTCGATGTCGCTCCAATCGcctctgcggaccggcggcgcccggcgaacttcgcggaacgccggcgggtccttctcttcgatccagcaccaccggccccgccattcgtcccacctctccttcatggcgccatccgggtacgctcccttggatcttgggatcaaGGCGATGCAACCCGAAATGGCGCCTCCcgtctggatccgagggaagaagtaatggcggaagagcgccgtgttggggtgcaccccggcgaaaccctcgcagaggtgcgcgaaaagggccatgcacgccaccgcattcggggtaaaatccaagaggcggaagccaaaggtgtgcatgatgtcgctgaagaaatcggagaagggaggacaaagcccgcaggaaaagtagtcgacaaagaaggggtaccgatttggagcagcctcggcgcagttggcggggatgacgcgcgtggctggatgccccgactTCTCttcccccgtcttcaccccccacaggggcctgaaggctTCCCGGAGCTCGAAAACGtcaactgtcgaggggaagaaggcggactgcgtccgctgcaccgccagcacactctccggcggctccaccgctccggcatccttggccactcccttgcccttggtggattttggcgccatgcGGCTGGGGGAGGGGGGCAAGAAACAGAGGACGGCGGAAACGCAACGGCGGCGAGCAAGAGCGAAGCTCGAGGAAGACGAGGAAGGCAAACGGAGGCTTCCGAGATTGGGattgcgcgaagggtaaaaggaacagtgtgcccgcggttatccctttttatggggaaggtgcgggtcgcgctgcccatttactgcgatgtgatgcatgcatgcgggaaccgccccacgcatgccgccgacgtcacgcgcacccctccacgtcgcgcattcaacacaGGTCATGGGAAGCGcggcgcgcgaaaagttttaccgcggtaaaaaccgccccgcctgcccgcgcacctttttgggcctggcccaacaatgtgtcgcgcttatgtgtggcccaggcccaggggctcctgtcggtgtacaaaagaaggggcgcatctttgtacccctttacctgtgcacggacagtcggagccgcgctcgcggccacaccaagcagagcaggggaggtgaaccgaggtaaaaccaaaGCTCAAGACGGCCagagcaacaccaaggccaagaccacaaagagcagagggacgaagcaggttcccccggcaagacccttgccggggcggctcgcccacaccagcggagtgagccaccctcgagcccacgggttccaactcagccaaccacgttggaactagggctcgggaggcacctccatggtgtcatgcagatctttgtcaagaccaaggaatgttcaagatcagatgaggattaaaagacaacagccctcggcaagatccttgccgaggaaggccacaccttgccggggacgacggcgcgccacggcaagacccttgccgggccacccggcaaggccctcgccaagggcaccagcagggccactgccaggcccgcaccaaccaagtctccgccgccgttcgcatgcagctgccagctcaaccagctgagcaggcacctgcgttgcaacatgcagctcccaggccaactcatcaagcgcctgcgtggcggcatgcagatcttcgtgaaggctccaccactgcgccacctcagctgcctgcctgcctacatggcgccgcacgcatcgctggccagggcgcgtgtcgaagcgaggaggagcggcgacggacgggccgggcctcgcccccgtccccgataaagctaggggacacctcagcggcgcattaaatgcatcttgtcctgtaatacgagcgataagctcgtaatactgtacgcctttccacctcctgtatgccactgtggcagcccctttcgactataagaggaggcccatggcatactggagaaggattcggctctttggaaccacgcaccccatcatagctagttcgagagctcaagaactctctgaaatacacccaccaaagcaggactagggttttacgcatcttcgcggcccgaacctgggtaaacgatccttgtgctgactactaatcctgctcttctcgcaaccctgcgccccggcaaccgtagtagggattcttgtgatcccataggtgtcgttccacaccgacatagACATACATATATATATCCTACTTATTTAAGAGCATTTTGAGAGTAGTTCCCATGTACTGAAGAGATTTAAGAACAATTTTTCCTTGCAACATATAACTTGATAAGAGTTACACTTGTCT
This region of Triticum aestivum cultivar Chinese Spring chromosome 2D, IWGSC CS RefSeq v2.1, whole genome shotgun sequence genomic DNA includes:
- the LOC123048480 gene encoding expansin-A1 translates to MATSAGSSLRLFVLFAVATCLLWSTASGFSASGVSRAFATFYGGSDASGTMGGACGYGNLYSTGYGTSTAALSTALFNDGASCGQCYRIRCDYAADPRFCIRGASVTITATNLCPPNYALPNDDGGWCNPPRQHFDMAEPAWLNIGVYRGGIVPVLYQRVPCAKKGGVRFTVNGHDYFELVLVSNVGGVGSIRSVSIKGSRTGWMPMSRNWGVNWQSNALLSGQSLSFQVTSTDGQTLTFPNAAPVGWGFGQTFATNKQFS